A single window of Arcobacter venerupis DNA harbors:
- the gpmI gene encoding 2,3-bisphosphoglycerate-independent phosphoglycerate mutase — protein MTNKTLLIITDGIGHNSSDKFNAFASAKTPTYDYLFKNAPYSLIHTYGKFVGLPDGQMGNSEVGHMTIGSGRILYQDLVKINIAIENDTLKDNTIFKNILDTSNNIHLIGLLSDGGVHSHIDHIIAMAKIAKNSNKKVFIHIITDGRDVAPDCAEIYINQILNICDEDIKIATISGRYYTMDRDNRWDRVKKGYDVIAFAQPSTSTNVLTYIDNLYKNKIFDEFITPTAFDKYEGLKQNDGIIFCNFRSDRMREISSVFVNKEFAEFPTFKDSLNLATMTQYDKNNPIDVLFPKDAPINTLAEVISNAGLSQLHTAETEKYAHVTFFFNGGIEEPLLNETRVLIPSPAVATYDLQPEMSAPQVGTAVRTAMNEQIDFIVVNFANGDMVGHTGIFDAAVKAVEAVDYELGLILETAKKENYNIILTSDHGNCEMMKDEDGNTLTNHTVGDVYCFVIANNVKVVRTGSLNNIAPTVLKLMNLEIPQEMDEPLI, from the coding sequence ATGACAAATAAAACACTACTTATAATAACTGATGGAATAGGACACAACTCTTCAGATAAATTTAATGCTTTTGCTAGTGCCAAAACTCCAACATATGATTATTTATTCAAAAATGCTCCTTATTCATTAATTCATACTTATGGAAAATTTGTTGGTCTTCCTGATGGGCAAATGGGAAATAGTGAAGTGGGACACATGACTATTGGAAGTGGTAGAATCTTATATCAAGATCTAGTAAAAATAAATATTGCTATTGAAAATGACACTTTAAAAGATAATACAATTTTTAAAAATATTTTAGATACATCTAATAATATTCATTTAATTGGACTTTTAAGTGATGGAGGAGTTCATTCACATATTGATCATATAATTGCAATGGCAAAAATTGCAAAAAATTCTAATAAAAAAGTTTTTATCCATATAATTACAGATGGAAGAGATGTTGCTCCTGATTGTGCGGAAATTTATATTAATCAAATTCTTAATATCTGCGATGAAGATATTAAGATTGCAACTATTTCTGGAAGATATTACACTATGGATAGAGACAATAGATGGGACAGAGTAAAAAAAGGTTATGATGTAATTGCTTTTGCCCAACCTTCAACATCAACTAATGTTTTAACTTATATTGATAATTTATATAAGAATAAAATTTTTGATGAATTTATTACTCCTACAGCTTTTGATAAATATGAAGGACTAAAACAGAATGATGGAATAATCTTTTGTAATTTTAGAAGTGATAGAATGAGAGAAATTTCATCTGTATTTGTTAATAAAGAATTCGCAGAATTCCCTACTTTTAAAGATTCTTTAAATCTTGCAACTATGACACAGTATGATAAAAACAATCCTATTGATGTTTTATTCCCAAAAGATGCACCAATTAATACATTAGCTGAAGTTATTTCAAATGCTGGATTATCTCAACTTCACACAGCTGAAACTGAAAAATATGCCCATGTTACATTTTTCTTTAATGGAGGAATTGAAGAACCTTTATTAAATGAAACTAGAGTTTTAATTCCATCACCTGCTGTAGCAACGTATGATTTACAACCTGAAATGTCAGCTCCACAAGTTGGAACTGCTGTTAGAACTGCTATGAATGAACAAATAGACTTTATTGTTGTAAATTTTGCAAATGGAGATATGGTTGGACATACTGGTATTTTTGATGCAGCTGTAAAAGCGGTTGAAGCCGTTGATTATGAACTTGGATTAATTTTAGAAACTGCTAAAAAAGAGAATTATAATATTATATTGACATCTGATCATGGAAATTGTGAAATGATGAAAGATGAAGATGGAAATACTTTAACAAACCATACAGTTGGGGATGTTTACTGTTTTGTTATTGCAAATAATGTTAAAGTTGTTAGAACAGGAAGTTTAAATAATATAGCTCCAACTGTATTAAAACTGATGAATTTAGAAATCCCTCAAGAGATGGATGAACCATTAATATAA
- a CDS encoding ATP-binding cassette domain-containing protein — MLNINIKKLEIKSNEKKLVDISFDMSTSTALIGESGSGKSLTLKALLNLLPSTLEINKDIDSNFELNYHTIGFIPQNPFTSLSTMTRIKNQFFCSDEKKEEVLNLVSLDKSVLKKFPSQLSGGQIQRVVIAIALSRDVKLLLLDEPTTALDEENKNNIIDLINEIKDRLNILILFVTHDINSIKTICENIIILKNGEIIEKGLTNDILSALKEDYTKRLINSTFKNKTFRT, encoded by the coding sequence GTGTTAAATATTAATATAAAAAAATTAGAAATAAAAAGCAATGAAAAAAAGCTAGTTGATATATCTTTTGATATGTCAACGTCTACAGCACTAATTGGTGAAAGTGGAAGCGGAAAATCATTGACTTTAAAAGCTTTATTAAATCTACTTCCCTCGACACTTGAAATAAATAAAGATATTGATTCAAATTTTGAGCTAAATTATCATACAATAGGTTTCATTCCACAAAATCCATTTACATCATTATCAACAATGACAAGAATTAAAAATCAATTTTTTTGTAGTGATGAAAAAAAAGAAGAAGTTTTAAATTTAGTTAGTCTTGATAAAAGTGTATTAAAAAAATTTCCTTCACAATTAAGTGGAGGACAAATTCAAAGGGTTGTTATTGCAATTGCATTAAGTCGTGATGTAAAATTGTTATTGCTAGATGAACCAACAACTGCGTTAGATGAAGAAAATAAAAACAATATTATAGATTTAATTAATGAGATTAAAGATAGATTGAATATATTAATTTTATTTGTAACTCACGACATAAATTCGATAAAAACAATTTGTGAAAATATAATAATTTTAAAAAATGGAGAGATAATCGAAAAAGGTTTAACAAATGATATTTTATCAGCACTTAAAGAAGATTACACAAAAAGATTAATTAATTCAACATTTAAAAATAAAACTTTTAGGACATAA
- a CDS encoding penicillin-binding protein 1A, translated as MMKYIFGLLIILGLAAAGWLYNLYDEIKHDIDVVVNYTPKQSTQFFDRNGKVIANTFKDENREYVKYDDIPARIIEGLVAIEDTQFFEHHGINPDAISRAIIKDIKAGGFVEGASTLTQQLIKMLILTREKKLLRKVKEALLAIRLETVLTKEEILERYLNHVYFGHGYYGIKTAAKGYFNKDLYELSLKEMAILVGLPRAPSFYDPTRNLKISLARANQVITRLNTLGWINKEQYESSMKETPVIYNQSLTKNLAPYAVDYAISLLSNDIPDILYGGYKVYLTIDLDAQEIAQNSLKDAYEEALKRDLDFRKRENKPNDDSYVKELNGALVSMENNSGKILALCGGIDYNQSMFNRAFQSKRQAGSSIKPFLYQVALDNGYNPASQLIDISRTYNYTVGGVEKKWQPKNYGGKFEGIVSLKESLTDSRNLSTLNLVTDVGIDTVIKGLNNYGFKDIPNNLSITLGSMSVSLIDYSEAYSMFSNAGTQVKPYIIEQIVNQSGNTVTFGPQTKEIDKPEQIYLMTTILNNVVNNGTGKNAQVPGIEIAGKTGTTNDNIDGWFCGYSPSIQTIIWFGNDNNTPMRRTETGGRIAGPAFSNFYKKYMEIHPEIPRTFVMPSNVYTSNINGRDELYTDMSPLPDVEFQAEPQNSGQEVLDF; from the coding sequence ATGATGAAATATATTTTTGGTTTATTAATTATTTTAGGATTAGCAGCAGCTGGTTGGCTATATAATTTATATGATGAAATAAAACATGACATTGATGTAGTTGTGAACTACACACCAAAACAAAGTACTCAATTTTTCGACAGAAATGGAAAAGTAATAGCAAATACTTTCAAAGATGAAAATAGAGAATATGTAAAATATGATGATATTCCTGCAAGAATTATTGAAGGATTAGTTGCAATTGAAGATACTCAATTTTTTGAACATCATGGTATTAATCCAGATGCAATAAGTCGTGCGATAATAAAAGACATAAAAGCTGGTGGATTTGTTGAAGGTGCAAGTACTTTAACTCAGCAATTAATTAAAATGTTAATTCTAACAAGAGAAAAGAAATTGTTAAGAAAAGTTAAAGAAGCACTTCTAGCTATTAGACTTGAAACCGTTCTAACAAAAGAAGAAATTTTAGAAAGATATTTAAACCATGTATATTTTGGACATGGTTATTATGGAATCAAAACAGCAGCAAAAGGATACTTTAATAAAGATTTATATGAATTATCTTTAAAAGAGATGGCTATTTTAGTAGGACTACCAAGAGCTCCTAGTTTTTACGATCCTACAAGAAATTTAAAAATTTCACTAGCACGGGCAAACCAAGTTATAACAAGATTAAATACATTAGGTTGGATAAATAAAGAACAATATGAAAGTTCAATGAAAGAAACTCCTGTAATTTATAATCAAAGTTTAACAAAAAATTTAGCTCCCTATGCAGTTGATTATGCAATTAGTTTATTAAGTAATGATATTCCAGATATTTTATACGGTGGATATAAAGTTTATTTAACTATTGACTTAGATGCTCAAGAAATTGCACAAAATAGTTTAAAAGATGCATATGAGGAAGCATTAAAAAGAGATTTAGATTTTAGAAAAAGAGAAAATAAACCTAATGATGACTCTTATGTAAAAGAGTTAAATGGTGCACTGGTTTCAATGGAAAATAATTCTGGAAAAATTTTAGCTTTATGTGGTGGAATTGATTATAATCAATCAATGTTTAATAGAGCTTTTCAATCAAAAAGACAAGCAGGAAGTTCAATTAAACCTTTCTTATACCAAGTTGCATTAGATAATGGATACAATCCTGCCTCACAATTAATTGATATATCAAGAACATATAATTATACAGTTGGTGGTGTTGAGAAAAAATGGCAACCAAAAAATTATGGTGGAAAATTTGAAGGAATTGTAAGTTTAAAAGAGTCATTAACAGATTCACGAAATTTATCTACTTTGAATTTAGTAACTGATGTTGGAATTGATACAGTAATCAAAGGATTAAATAATTATGGATTTAAAGATATTCCTAATAATCTTTCTATTACTCTTGGTTCAATGAGTGTTTCATTAATTGATTATAGTGAAGCTTATAGTATGTTCTCAAATGCAGGTACTCAAGTTAAACCTTATATAATAGAACAAATTGTAAATCAAAGTGGTAACACAGTAACTTTTGGTCCACAAACAAAAGAAATAGACAAACCAGAACAAATATATTTAATGACTACTATATTAAATAATGTTGTAAATAATGGTACAGGGAAAAATGCACAAGTTCCAGGTATAGAAATAGCTGGAAAAACTGGAACAACAAATGACAATATTGATGGATGGTTTTGCGGATATTCACCATCAATTCAAACTATAATTTGGTTTGGTAATGATAATAATACTCCAATGAGAAGAACAGAAACTGGTGGAAGAATTGCAGGTCCTGCATTTTCAAACTTTTATAAAAAATATATGGAAATACATCCTGAAATTCCTAGAACTTTTGTAATGCCTTCAAATGTTTATACATCAAATATTAATGGTAGAGATGAACTTTATACAGATATGTCTCCTCTTCCTGATGTGGAATTTCAAGCTGAGCCACAAAACTCTGGGCAAGAAGTTCTAGATTTTTAA
- the glnA gene encoding type I glutamate--ammonia ligase codes for MGKFVNNTEEFFIYCKENEVKFVDFRFTDMKGTWHHVTYMMSAVSASQLDNGMPFDGSSIDAWQPIHRSDMLLKPDVGTAFLDPFTADSTIIVICDVYDIYKNEMYEKCPRSIAKKALTFLTESGVGDVAYFGPENEFFVFEDVKIIDKANESYYRVDTEDGEWNDAADMEGGNMGHRARTKGGYFPVAPIDTGVDLRAEMMQVLEQVGLEVVLGHHEVAQGQHELGVVFGDLIEASDNVQKLKYVIKMVAHLNGKSATFMPKPLYGDNGNGMHVHQSIWKDGKNLFYTQGEYGNLSEMARHYIGGVFKHARAVAAFTNPSTNSYKRLIPGFEAPSILTYSSQNRSASCRIPYGAGEKAVRVEMRFPDSTSCPYLAFSAMLMAGIDGIKNKFEPIGPMDDDLYELPLDEIRERGIPQMPHTLRGALEALVRDNDFLQPVFTKDMVDTYQHYKFETQVWPNEARPTPFELKTTYSC; via the coding sequence ATGGGAAAGTTTGTTAATAATACTGAAGAGTTTTTTATTTATTGTAAAGAAAATGAAGTAAAATTTGTTGATTTTAGATTTACTGATATGAAAGGTACATGGCACCATGTAACTTATATGATGAGTGCGGTTAGTGCTTCTCAATTAGATAATGGAATGCCTTTTGATGGTTCATCAATTGATGCTTGGCAACCAATTCATAGATCAGATATGTTATTAAAACCAGATGTTGGTACAGCATTTTTAGATCCATTTACTGCTGATTCTACAATCATTGTAATTTGTGATGTTTACGACATTTACAAAAATGAAATGTATGAAAAATGTCCAAGATCTATTGCTAAAAAAGCATTAACTTTTTTAACTGAATCAGGTGTTGGAGATGTTGCATACTTTGGTCCAGAAAATGAATTTTTTGTATTTGAAGATGTAAAAATCATTGATAAAGCAAATGAATCATATTATAGAGTTGATACTGAAGATGGTGAGTGGAATGATGCTGCTGATATGGAAGGCGGGAACATGGGTCACAGAGCTAGAACTAAAGGTGGGTACTTCCCTGTAGCTCCTATTGATACAGGTGTTGACTTAAGAGCTGAAATGATGCAAGTATTAGAACAAGTTGGTTTAGAAGTTGTTTTAGGACACCATGAAGTTGCACAAGGTCAACATGAATTAGGTGTTGTATTTGGTGACTTAATTGAAGCATCTGATAATGTTCAAAAATTAAAATATGTAATCAAAATGGTTGCACATTTAAATGGTAAATCTGCAACATTTATGCCAAAACCACTTTATGGTGATAATGGAAATGGAATGCACGTACACCAATCAATCTGGAAAGATGGTAAAAACTTATTCTACACACAAGGTGAATATGGAAATCTTTCAGAAATGGCTAGACATTATATTGGTGGTGTGTTTAAACATGCAAGAGCAGTTGCTGCATTTACTAATCCATCAACTAACTCTTACAAAAGATTAATTCCAGGATTTGAAGCACCTTCAATTTTAACTTACTCTTCACAAAATAGATCTGCATCTTGTAGAATTCCTTATGGAGCTGGTGAAAAAGCTGTACGTGTTGAAATGAGATTCCCAGATTCAACTTCTTGTCCTTATTTAGCATTCTCTGCTATGTTAATGGCTGGAATAGATGGTATTAAAAATAAATTTGAACCAATTGGACCAATGGATGATGATTTATATGAATTACCATTAGATGAAATTAGAGAAAGAGGAATCCCTCAAATGCCTCATACTTTAAGAGGTGCATTAGAAGCATTAGTTAGAGATAATGATTTCTTACAACCAGTATTTACAAAAGATATGGTTGATACATACCAACATTATAAATTTGAAACTCAAGTATGGCCTAATGAAGCAAGACCTACTCCATTTGAGTTAAAAACTACATATTCTTGTTAG
- the hisJ gene encoding histidinol-phosphatase HisJ — protein sequence MRVDLHNHTILCNHAEGSVDEYLERAIELGIDEYGFSDHAPMNYDPKYRMDISQKQLYERWVLDAKEKYKDKIKVLLAYEVDYLDGYVLDEIKNAKVDYLIGSVHFLKNKNDMWGFDNPEFIGVYKSKDIDAIWIEYFDAIKSMAKTNLFDIVGHFDLIKVFKFLPKKDIRLLAKDALNEIKKSNMVLEINPAGLRKPINETYPSKQLLELAFEMGIDITFGSDAHSVEQVGFMYAKAASLAKEIGFKECISFENREKKVIRF from the coding sequence ATGAGAGTAGATTTACACAATCATACAATTTTATGTAATCATGCAGAAGGTAGTGTTGATGAATATCTAGAACGAGCAATTGAATTAGGTATTGATGAGTATGGATTTTCTGACCATGCACCAATGAATTACGATCCAAAATATAGAATGGACATTTCTCAAAAACAATTGTATGAGAGATGGGTACTTGATGCAAAAGAAAAATATAAAGATAAAATTAAAGTTCTATTAGCTTATGAAGTAGATTATTTAGATGGTTATGTTTTAGATGAAATCAAAAATGCTAAGGTTGATTATTTAATTGGTTCAGTACATTTCTTGAAAAATAAAAATGATATGTGGGGTTTTGATAATCCTGAATTTATCGGTGTTTATAAATCAAAAGATATTGATGCAATATGGATTGAATATTTTGATGCAATTAAATCAATGGCTAAAACAAACCTATTTGATATTGTTGGACATTTTGATTTAATAAAAGTTTTCAAATTTTTACCAAAAAAAGATATTAGATTACTTGCAAAAGATGCATTAAATGAAATAAAAAAATCAAATATGGTTTTAGAAATTAATCCAGCAGGATTGAGAAAACCTATTAATGAAACATATCCTTCTAAACAATTACTTGAATTGGCTTTTGAAATGGGAATTGATATTACCTTTGGTTCAGATGCCCATAGTGTTGAGCAAGTTGGATTTATGTATGCGAAAGCTGCCTCTCTTGCGAAGGAAATAGGCTTTAAAGAATGTATTAGTTTTGAAAATAGAGAAAAAAAAGTAATAAGGTTTTAA
- a CDS encoding molybdopterin synthase catalytic subunit, which translates to MLDRKEFLHLFDGCLPVEKITNSWYEKYKNSNYGAIITFVGVVRDENKIEGLSFDIYEPILNSWFDKWQKIANDKNAIVLMAHSRGDVFNHESSYIAAVCSPKRRVALELIDEFVEDFKAQAPIWKYDIINKQRVYAKDRSTAISGAGILL; encoded by the coding sequence ATGCTGGATAGAAAAGAATTTTTACATTTATTTGATGGCTGTTTACCTGTAGAAAAGATTACTAACTCTTGGTATGAAAAATACAAAAATTCAAATTATGGAGCAATTATTACTTTTGTGGGAGTAGTAAGAGATGAAAATAAAATTGAGGGTTTATCCTTTGATATTTATGAACCTATATTAAACTCATGGTTTGATAAGTGGCAAAAAATAGCAAATGATAAAAATGCAATAGTTTTAATGGCGCATAGCCGTGGAGATGTTTTTAATCATGAAAGCTCTTATATTGCAGCTGTTTGTAGCCCAAAAAGAAGAGTTGCTTTAGAGTTAATTGATGAATTTGTTGAAGATTTTAAAGCACAAGCTCCAATATGGAAATATGATATTATAAATAAACAAAGAGTTTATGCAAAAGATAGAAGCACTGCAATAAGTGGTGCAGGTATTTTATTATGA
- a CDS encoding MoaD/ThiS family protein encodes MVKIEFLGPINKDDMDLDIDNLSQLSEILKNDKEVSTWLETCAVAINDTLICSKDIKLSDGDKISLLPPVCGG; translated from the coding sequence ATGGTTAAAATAGAATTTCTAGGACCAATAAATAAAGATGATATGGATTTAGATATAGATAATTTATCGCAATTGAGTGAAATTTTAAAAAATGATAAAGAGGTTTCAACATGGCTTGAAACTTGTGCAGTTGCAATTAATGATACACTAATTTGTTCAAAAGATATAAAATTAAGTGATGGTGATAAAATTTCTTTACTTCCTCCTGTTTGTGGTGGTTGA
- a CDS encoding MqnA/MqnD/SBP family protein: protein MIFAKIDFINLLPFHIFIKKNIKSSQLKASIEYKKSYPSLITNKFKKRKVDSAFISSIASRNEKFLNFGIVAHDEVLSVLLVPGVEQSDYQSKTSNALAKVLDLKGKVIIGDKALNFYHENKDEEKIDLAKQWKNKYNLPFVFAVLCFNANEKALTKLTKNFNKKYIKIPQYILEQYSIRSGVSKKHILEYLKKIDYDLGIKEKRALKLFLKLTKEKGLK, encoded by the coding sequence ATGATATTTGCAAAAATAGATTTTATTAATTTACTTCCCTTTCACATATTTATCAAAAAAAACATTAAATCTTCTCAATTAAAAGCTAGTATTGAGTATAAAAAATCTTATCCATCTTTAATAACTAATAAATTTAAAAAAAGAAAAGTTGATAGTGCATTTATATCTTCTATTGCTTCAAGAAATGAAAAATTCTTAAATTTTGGAATTGTAGCACATGATGAAGTTTTATCGGTTTTATTAGTTCCAGGAGTTGAACAAAGTGATTATCAATCAAAAACATCAAATGCACTTGCAAAAGTTTTAGACTTAAAAGGCAAGGTAATAATTGGAGATAAAGCACTAAATTTTTACCATGAAAATAAAGATGAAGAAAAAATAGATTTAGCTAAACAATGGAAAAACAAATATAATCTACCTTTTGTTTTTGCAGTACTATGTTTTAATGCAAATGAAAAAGCATTGACAAAACTTACAAAAAACTTCAATAAAAAATATATTAAAATTCCTCAATACATACTAGAGCAATACTCAATTAGAAGTGGTGTTTCAAAAAAACATATTCTTGAATATCTTAAAAAAATAGATTATGACTTAGGAATAAAAGAAAAAAGAGCTTTAAAACTCTTTCTAAAATTAACAAAAGAAAAAGGATTAAAATGA
- a CDS encoding undecaprenyl-diphosphate phosphatase, translating to MTILDSIILGIIEGFTEFLPISSTGHMIVASEFLGLEQTSVNKAFEVIIQFAAILAVILTYPSKFTFKHIDLWTKVFIAFLPIAALGFIFSKQVKAMFSLEIVAIMFIIGGIVFLIVEKFYKEETTHTLDVEDVTYKQAIWIGIAQIFALIPGTSRAGASIIGAMLVGLNRKTSAEFSFLLAFPVMCATTAYDILKHHDELLVGGNLLLLLVGFVVSFVVAFLTIKIFLKFLEKFTFVAFGIYRIIFGILLLIIF from the coding sequence ATGACAATTTTAGACTCTATTATTCTAGGAATAATAGAAGGATTTACAGAATTTCTACCAATATCATCAACTGGCCATATGATTGTTGCTAGTGAATTTTTAGGATTAGAACAAACAAGTGTAAATAAAGCTTTTGAAGTTATTATTCAATTTGCAGCAATATTGGCTGTAATATTAACATATCCATCAAAATTTACTTTTAAACATATTGATTTATGGACAAAAGTATTTATTGCATTTTTACCAATTGCAGCTCTTGGTTTTATATTTTCTAAACAAGTTAAAGCTATGTTTAGTTTAGAAATTGTCGCAATAATGTTTATAATAGGTGGAATTGTTTTTTTAATTGTTGAGAAATTTTATAAAGAAGAAACTACACATACTCTAGATGTTGAAGATGTAACATATAAACAAGCAATTTGGATTGGAATTGCACAAATATTTGCTTTAATTCCAGGGACAAGTAGAGCAGGAGCAAGTATTATTGGAGCAATGTTAGTAGGACTTAATAGAAAAACAAGTGCTGAATTCTCATTTTTATTAGCTTTTCCTGTTATGTGTGCAACAACTGCTTATGATATATTAAAACATCACGATGAACTTTTAGTTGGTGGTAATTTATTACTTTTATTAGTTGGATTTGTTGTATCTTTTGTTGTGGCGTTTTTAACAATAAAAATATTTCTTAAATTCCTAGAAAAGTTTACTTTCGTAGCTTTTGGAATTTATAGAATTATATTTGGGATTTTACTTCTTATTATTTTCTAA
- a CDS encoding UDP-N-acetylglucosamine--N-acetylmuramyl-(pentapeptide) pyrophosphoryl-undecaprenol N-acetylglucosamine transferase, producing MNGTVVVTGGGTGGHLKVADAFIEEFHNRGINVIFIGSSNGQDKAWFENDRRLKKAIFLDTRGVVNKSSFGKVLSLLNIFSKTLYCLSFYAKYNVKTVISVGGFSAAAGTFASILKFGCKLYIHEQNSKMGKLNEITSKFATEVFSSFDENSLVKDYPVAKEFFDTARVRDKIKTIAFFGGSQGAVCINDFALKVAPTLTEMGIKIIHQTGKNDFERVKAEYKKLDISADVFDFSKDIPNKMATADFAVSRAGASTLWELCANSLPTYFIPFKYAAGDHQYYNAKVLFDKGLCFLQREENLNVEDFFKAVNSDIHKISIELIGSINSNAISLILNIILENNKK from the coding sequence ATGAATGGAACAGTAGTTGTTACAGGTGGTGGAACAGGTGGGCATTTAAAAGTTGCAGATGCTTTTATAGAAGAGTTTCATAATAGAGGCATAAATGTAATTTTTATTGGTTCTTCAAATGGACAAGATAAAGCTTGGTTTGAAAATGATAGAAGATTAAAAAAGGCTATTTTTTTGGATACAAGAGGCGTTGTTAATAAAAGCTCATTTGGAAAAGTTTTATCTTTATTAAATATATTTTCAAAAACTTTATATTGTTTAAGTTTTTATGCAAAATACAATGTAAAAACTGTTATTTCTGTTGGAGGATTTTCAGCAGCTGCAGGAACTTTTGCATCAATTTTAAAATTTGGATGTAAATTATATATTCATGAACAAAACTCAAAAATGGGTAAATTAAATGAAATTACTTCTAAATTTGCAACTGAAGTTTTCTCTTCATTTGACGAAAACTCTTTAGTAAAAGATTATCCAGTTGCAAAAGAGTTTTTTGATACAGCAAGAGTACGAGATAAAATAAAAACTATTGCTTTTTTTGGCGGTTCGCAAGGTGCTGTTTGTATTAATGATTTTGCCTTAAAAGTTGCACCAACTTTAACTGAAATGGGAATAAAAATTATTCATCAAACAGGTAAAAATGACTTTGAAAGAGTAAAAGCTGAATATAAAAAACTAGATATAAGTGCAGATGTTTTTGATTTTTCAAAAGATATACCTAATAAAATGGCAACAGCTGATTTTGCAGTTAGTCGAGCAGGGGCTTCAACTTTATGGGAATTGTGTGCGAATTCATTGCCTACATATTTTATTCCATTTAAATATGCAGCAGGAGACCATCAATATTATAATGCAAAAGTTTTATTTGATAAAGGTTTATGTTTTTTACAAAGAGAAGAAAATTTAAATGTAGAAGATTTTTTTAAAGCTGTAAATTCTGATATTCACAAAATAAGCATTGAATTAATTGGTTCAATCAATTCAAATGCAATATCTTTAATTTTAAATATTATCTTAGAAAATAATAAGAAGTAA